In the Limanda limanda chromosome 15, fLimLim1.1, whole genome shotgun sequence genome, GGGGTGTACAATacgtgggacacttgtaggcacttaacattatagcaaaaatgcctagcaatgtcccgaccaatcataATGAGCCTGACCCTTCTAGGCACctatcattgaggcaaaatgcctagacATGTCCCTCTCTCGGTGTAAGGGAAGTACAATACgttggacacttgtaggcattttacattaaagcaaaatgcctagaaatgtcccacactaGTGGTTAAGGAAGTGCAATACTTGGGAGatttctaggcacttatcatagtagcaaaatgccaagaaatgtcccgaccaatcagaatgagccggatacttctaggcacttatcattgaggcaaatgcatagaaatgtcccactcttgTGATTAGGGATCTGTAATACTTGTgacacttgtaggaacttatGATTATAGCAAAATGCCTTGAATTGTCCCACACTTGTGGTGAGGgatctgcaatacttgggacacgtGTAGGAACTCATCGTTACATAACTATGAGGACTTTCATCAAACTGCAAAATCCAAATCCAACCCACCATTTAACCTGACGATCATACAATACAGCAGGGCGTGGCCTTCATTTTCATTAATAGTAATTTACTGCATTCCACATATTTGTGGTTGCAGGCAAAATATCTTCAACACAAAGCCACAGAGAAAGAACACTAAATGCAAAAGCTGAACTGTAGCACCATCTACCTCCAGGAGTGAAGAGAACCGTATTGCACCTGAAAGAGTCCCGAGGTTTACCTTTCTCTCtatcaaaacacattgaggaTATTCTCACAGAGCTTTTCTATGGCACGACCCAAAACTAACGATCCCTTCCAATATGTCACGAATAGAAAGACATGCAGTCATTGAGGGATCAGCACAAGAagactttttttgtgtgtcgtGGATGACATGACTCACCAATGAGGGAGGTGTGTGACGTGTTTGCTTTTTGTGTAGGACTCTAAAGTCGGTATaggattttaaaaaatcatcacGTCATCGAAGAAGAAATGCAGACACTTTGATGGATGTGTTTATTGAAGTGTTAGGAAAGTGGGAGGTCATTACATTTAATCTAAAAGTCCCTAtgaatttaattattgtgtTGGGAAACAGTTATTCATTCCTATTTTCAAATACAAGTTCAGACTTCATAACTTCAAACAATAAgtgcaaatgaaaagaaaaaaaaccctcttaTTATACAAAAGCATCAATCATAGTCACTCTTCCATGTGTATAATAAGTACACAGAGCACTTGGTGATTAATACTATCAACATGTCATTACACCAGGTACCTAATGGAAAATGATCTTTAATTGGTGTGGTTATGTTATGATTTACAGAAAGTTTCTGCCCCCTTGAGGCGAGAGAAAGGTAATTTGTAATTTTGCAGGACATTcttaagaataaataaattcacTTTCAAGGTTCGAGTTCAGTGTTTGAGGAGTAATAGAATACACTAAAGAAACTCAAAAGAACCTTATTAGCAAAGCTTTTCCATAAAACAGGAAATTTACCCACATTGCTTCCAAATGTCATAAATGTCATTATTTATACATTGTACATAGAAAGATTTTTTCAATACAATTTGTAATTTTATCTATGTTTTGTAAACATAGCAAAACATTGAAATCAagcactttttaaattttttttataggGGCCAATGAACTATAAAGTTCAAAAAGCTGTTGTGTCGCCAAAATCTTTGTTCCATTCAATATACATGTTAAGAGTGCTTGGGCTAACACTTGGTTTGATGCGCTTGAGGGAATCCTCAAAGTCTTTTATCTTGATGTTTCGCACCTGTGAATACACAAGAGATTACCTATACAGAAAAATACTGTTTCTTCTCAAGGTAAATGAGCGTCAAGAATATAACTGTAGTATTGCGTGTACTTTATCAACATTATCTCACCTCGTTCGCAGCCATACATCGGACTTGGTCTGGTCCCAACTCTGAGAGAGAAATTTCACATGAAAATCAAAGACATCAAGCCCATAAAGGAGGACAGGGTATGAGTAAGGGATCAATACAGTGATGTGACAAAGGGGTCCTACCTCTAATCGGCCCAAGAGCGGCGTCTTTAGCTAATGACGTCAGATCACTGCCTGAGTACCCTGCAGTTTTTCTATCAAGTAAAATGTCCAGGAATTAATgcaaagcaaaataaaatgactttGTAAGACCCGCAtggtatttaaatattaaactcaCTTTGAAAGCAAGGACAGCTCATTTTGGCTCAGAGGATTCCCATGCTTTCCCAAAAGATTTTTCAGCAGCGTCAATCTtgtctggaggagagagagttaaAACATATGACTTAatgaagtgaaaaaataaaaacattatttgaaaAGTGACAAAAAATCAGTTTATGAACTGTGACAGTAAATACCTGTTCATCTGGCAGTGCCACATAGATCCTCTTTGCAAATCGCCtgcagacaaataaaataaaaaactgtggaGACCTTGTCCCAAACATACCAAATAATAACTGCATTAATATTGAAACTATATATGTAAGATTGCATAATATACCGTAGCACTGCTTCATCAAGCTCCTGAGGTCTGTTGGTTGCTCCCATTACAAGAACCCTATCATCCCCTCCTGACTGCACCTACAACCAAGAGGTACAGTTGTGAAAATAACATGAGTGCTGTCTGAGATAACTTGACACCCGCACTTTGAAGAGGGTTCATGATCAAATGTCAGAGGCTGCTCTTACCCCGTCAAACTCAATGAGGAACTCGGTCTTTAATCGACGAGAGGCATCGTGTTCTCCCTCCCGCCGCTCACAAAGCAAGCTGTCCACTTCATCTGAGGGTCAAATTCAAGAAAAACAAGTTGAGGTTTATTCATAAGTTGAAATTTGGGGGATACAATTTACTATTAGGGGCATATCTACTCTATAAATATAGTGATACAAACCAATAAAGATGACTGAGGGCTGTAATTCTCTGGCAACTGCAAAAAGTGCCCGAACAAGCTTCTCGCCTTCTCCCACCTGTGATGAGAATGACAGGGAAgttcaaaaaaacaacaataccaATAAGTTTAATGTAGCCTTGGGACCTTCTCCAGAAGAAAAAGCTTGAACAAAATGCTTTCTTACATATTTAGAGGTCAAAGTGGCAGCGCTGATGTTGAAGAATGTGGCTTTTGACTCAGCCGCGACTGCTTTGGCCTTGAAAGAGGAAGTAAAGGCTTTTATTCGATTGAAAACACTAAAGTAAGTTTATCAACTGataaatgcaaatgaaaaagcaaatgaaaaaagCCCAACTTACCAACATGGTTTTCCCATTTCCAGGTGGGCCAAATACAAGCAAACCACGTGCTGGAGATCTCAGGCCAGTAAAGAGCTGAATGGCAAATGGTATGAGAAAAGGTATTACATTGATATCTGAACATGAATAAGTTATCAGAGACAAAATGTCTGTAGGTAATCACCTCTGGTCTTAAGGCAGGTAGGATGACGATCTCTTGGAGCGCTTGCTTGGCCAGATCCTGTCCCGCGATGTCTTCGAAGGATACAGACGCTCCGCTGCAACGAGCAGAAGAAAACCACTTTAACTGTTTGTTCTTATTCACACGTCAATGTACAGCAAAATGTACAACAGCTCTAATGGCGGTGCTTCTAAATACCGGTCGACAATTTCATTGAGAATCAAGCTGGCCAGTTTGCTGTCCACGTTCTTAAAGTTTTTCAAATCCCTTTTTGGTGGCTGTTTCGCGGCCGTGGGTTTTCCATTTTGAGCTCTCCCCGGCCGTGGGGTCACCTTGAcaggaaaagataaaaaataaacacatcagaGGCTTACAACTTCAAATAACTAGTCCCACATAGCACAGACATATCCTCACAGCACAGTGACATCACCAGCAGGTGGTCTGGCTGATGCACCCAATATTAGTATACTATGGGGAAAAGAAAGGGATTAATTGAATGTATTTGATCGGTCACAATCACCTCGGGCGGTGCCGAGCCAATGGTGCACCTGCGCGATAGTGTTTGGGGAGCTTGTTTAGTGTGACATTTGCACGCTGTTATAAAAATGGCTACTTCCCTGTAGAGAAAACATCATAGAAAAAGAGGTGAATTCCTAGTTGTTGTGTCTGCCAGTCCACTGGGGTCCAATATTGTCCCTGTGACAGGTCGTCATCTACCCACGTCTGCTAGAGTATACATGGACCCCTATGACCTACATCGGTGCAGCCAAAAAATGTGGAACGGCATTGAGTGTACGTTTCGACTGCGCATGCTCCAAGTACAATACATTCACCTACAGGAATGGAATGTGGGATCAGTTGTGTATGTATGGAACGCCAGACCGACGTGGCCCCTTATTCAAGTATGAATGGAACTGTGGGCATGTACGTGGGACTGGAACAAGTACACAACTCTCAGTGGACACCAAAACGTTGAAAGTCTCGTCAACCCTTAAAAGATTTCTGGAGCTAAAAGTGGTAATAGAGGAGAATGCCACTTGACTATGAAGTAAAATAACACATTGACAATCTAAATGTAATGTTTCAAGTCACCTTTGTGTCAGTGGATCTAGCCGGGGGTCTGACAGCAGCGGAGGGCCTGGTGTTAGTGGACACTCCGGGCTGGCTTTTAGGAACAGGCTTTGGCTGTTGAAGCACGTGATTAGAGGGCTTCTTGGGTTCATATCTCCATTTAGACGCCAGCGTTGCCTCTGTGAAACAAGAACAGTATTGATCCCCAGCATCCTGCCTCGGCCTGTGTAACACGACCATTATTATATTAACTCGACTTCAGAACTGAACAAAGCCAAGATGCCACTCACCTAACAGAGCGAGCCTGTCGTTTGCCATGGTCAGATTGTTGACCATTTTATCTTGTAGTCTCTTTGCCCGGTCATACTGATCTCCTGCTAATagaacaaggagaggagagtaaGGCTAAAGGGTCCGTCTGTGTCAAATCATCACACTCTTAGgtcaaaatgtcacagatcTTAATGACATTAGGCTGATTCAGTCACGTGAAAAACTGATGGAATATAAGTTGTATGTCTCGGATCATAATTAAGGGAGATACAGTCGATACAGAGAGACTGAACTTTTTGCAGCGGGGTCTGTGACAATGACTGGTCACATGTCCTTTAATGTAGGTCACAGAGAAATGGATCTCATGTTGTTCTGAAGCTCTTTTCCAGATCTACATTTATCTAAGCAGAAGGCTATCTCCAGTATTACAATTAACAGCATTATGAGCGATTATGAACAGGAGAATTTGTCAAATTGAGCTCAGTGACGTCGAGAGGTGAACGCCAAGACAAACAGGGGGTCTGATTTTGTATTTCCCTTCCCTCTGGGTGGGGTCATGTgactaaaacaacacaaacatctgggTGTTTGTTAGCTAGTTACCTTGTAGCGTGATCTCCACAGCGATCCCCTTCTCTAGCTCGGCGATCCCTTTCTTGTACCACTGCActgcctcctccttctcacctgTTCTCACAGGGGACATGTTACATATGTAAATATCGAGCGGCTCCActccacatcatcatcatcatcatcagctgaCAGCAACACGAACCTGTGTCATCCTCGTCGATCCGCAGAGCCTTCGAGATGTTTTCAAACGCCTGCTTGTGGTAGTTTTTGATAACTTCGCCGCAGTCTTTGCTCTTACTTGCGTTTACTTTGGCCGACATTACTCCAGCGACACCGactccttcttcttcccagaGTTCCCCACTGGAAATTGTGATACAGTCAGATTCTCTCTCTTAAATCGCATTTATAATCGCCTCAGACCTTCTCTATAGAACCGTTCTATCATCACATATATGATTGGAACGACGGCTCCGCATCAACACGCTGATCTTTGGCCGATAAACTGCAGCTTCCCCGTGTTAGCTTCACTGCCGCTTCCGCTGACAACAACACAGCTGGAAACCAACGTGAGCTGTCGTAAAACTGTCGTGTTTGAAATAGTGTGGAGAAGTATTCGgggtcagaaaacaacaaacagaagaaGCGCCAGGGGTTTGTTACACTACACAGAGATATGGAAGCCAAGAGATGTATCTTCCGTGTGGAGGCTTCGAAGCTTGTGTCTAGTGATCCAGGAAGAGGCTTGTGTTAATGACGTATGTGGTGACGTTCAGCATCTaatctattcagaaaataacaaaagtagattttcatttttacaaTATACATTTGTGGATAATGCAAtttgtaaaaataattaaaatttatCTCACACTATCAAAACTGTACATGAgatattatgttattttatgttATCTATCCACATACAGTAAcacaagaaaagaaacaaataaactaaTACTGATGGATTTCCTTGACTCCTGACAGGAGGTTTCATGAATCACTAAAAACAACATTCCAATCTTGAAAACATAAGCATAGCTGTTCAATTACCTGAAAGATATACAGCCTAGAATATAACATGGATATAAATATGAAGCCCTTTCAATTCATAAATATAATGTCTGtaatgtttcacacacacaatagactTAAGGAAAAAGGCATAAAAATAGAAATTCTAAAAATGATATACattatacaattaaataaacagaTACATTTGACTATACAGATAAAATTGACTTTAGTGTAAAGAAGTTTTTATACTGCTTATCCCTACACTTCGAATTACCATTAATTACTTCATGGCCTCTGTAGGTGGAACAGGGGTGATCCTTAAAAACACAGTATCAGAGGacctcaaaataaataaatacaacattcaAACAGAATTTTTAACTGACAAGTTTCAAGTTGTTTGCTGCTGAGCTTGTGTCATCAAAGGCCGTCATGATCTTTTTTTCTATGCCCCTTATCCATtcaccaatatatatatataaaaatatgaatggtaATGCGAGAAATCTGAACATTGTATCTGCGTTTGCATTGCAGACAATAGTAAATGAAAAAGGGTTAATTTACATATATTAATCACATGTTAACATTGCAGTACTgctcctgctgttgtgttgtcatGTCCCCATTCAGCCAGAGAGGcaatcaaatacaaaataataacaggTTTAGGTATGGCTATTAATCTGCTCTGATGTCTTCAGGCTTATATAAGTTGCTATGCCTCACTCTGTACACGGTGTAAATAATTATATACAGGCCTTAGATCTTTTATGtggtttattttatgaaatgcaAATTGATTAAAGAATGTG is a window encoding:
- the spast gene encoding spastin; translated protein: MSAKVNASKSKDCGEVIKNYHKQAFENISKALRIDEDDTGEKEEAVQWYKKGIAELEKGIAVEITLQAGDQYDRAKRLQDKMVNNLTMANDRLALLEATLASKWRYEPKKPSNHVLQQPKPVPKSQPGVSTNTRPSAAVRPPARSTDTKVTPRPGRAQNGKPTAAKQPPKRDLKNFKNVDSKLASLILNEIVDRGASVSFEDIAGQDLAKQALQEIVILPALRPELFTGLRSPARGLLVFGPPGNGKTMLAKAVAAESKATFFNISAATLTSKYVGEGEKLVRALFAVARELQPSVIFIDEVDSLLCERREGEHDASRRLKTEFLIEFDGVQSGGDDRVLVMGATNRPQELDEAVLRRFAKRIYVALPDEQTRLTLLKNLLGKHGNPLSQNELSLLSKKTAGYSGSDLTSLAKDAALGPIRELGPDQVRCMAANEVRNIKIKDFEDSLKRIKPSVSPSTLNMYIEWNKDFGDTTAF